Proteins from a genomic interval of Parageobacillus toebii NBRC 107807:
- a CDS encoding IS4 family transposase, which translates to MAKKMKAWIKTIRQLFSSEELTRLARKVGFIQRQRSLTAEAFLTLCAWGDGSLACQSLQRLCADLALWHDCSLSNEGLNQRFTPRAVAFLKEVFFTLLMHQRPALSSITETYRACFTRLRILDSTSFLLPTDYGEDYQGSVSSGAKIQFEYELLSGTCLQLCVQQANDSDARFAYHTQHTILPNDLCIRDLGFFSLATLAEIDARGAYYITRLRSDIKVYIKQDGEWHEWDWESIGNRLGEGEAVEVEHVYIGHQRLYVPRLIFRRLTAEEWEKRLTYVRKKEKKKGKALSRQTLEQKKYHILLTNLPQESFDAQQVYELYSLRWQVELLFKGWKSLFDLDRVKKMKKERFECHLYGTLIAILVTQTLLFQARRYWHQREGIEISEWKALNILQSYWHRFLLHPQAMETVLPSLLSLLRKHARKDRRKGEETVSDLLKKLGIW; encoded by the coding sequence ATGGCAAAAAAGATGAAGGCATGGATAAAAACGATTCGTCAACTCTTCTCCTCTGAAGAACTGACCCGTCTGGCACGGAAAGTCGGATTCATTCAGCGGCAGCGTTCATTAACAGCGGAAGCCTTTCTGACGCTATGTGCTTGGGGAGACGGATCGCTCGCCTGTCAGTCGCTTCAGCGGTTGTGTGCCGATTTGGCGCTCTGGCATGATTGCTCTCTCTCGAATGAAGGACTGAATCAGCGGTTTACGCCTCGTGCCGTGGCGTTTTTAAAAGAGGTCTTTTTTACTCTCCTGATGCATCAACGTCCGGCACTCTCTTCCATCACCGAAACGTATCGCGCTTGTTTCACCCGTCTGCGGATCTTAGACTCTACCAGTTTTTTACTTCCGACCGACTATGGTGAGGACTATCAAGGTTCGGTTTCATCTGGCGCCAAAATCCAATTTGAGTATGAGCTGTTATCGGGCACCTGTCTTCAGCTGTGCGTCCAACAGGCCAATGATTCCGATGCCCGCTTTGCTTATCATACCCAGCACACGATTTTACCGAATGACCTTTGCATTCGGGATCTGGGGTTTTTTTCACTCGCCACGCTGGCGGAGATCGATGCTCGAGGTGCTTATTATATTACCCGGTTGCGTTCCGATATCAAAGTCTATATCAAACAGGACGGGGAGTGGCACGAATGGGATTGGGAATCGATAGGAAATCGATTGGGCGAGGGAGAAGCCGTGGAAGTGGAACACGTGTATATCGGACACCAACGCCTGTATGTTCCGCGTCTGATTTTTCGCCGTCTCACGGCGGAAGAATGGGAAAAACGGCTGACGTATGTGCGGAAAAAGGAAAAAAAGAAAGGGAAGGCGCTGTCACGCCAAACCCTTGAACAAAAGAAATATCACATCTTACTGACCAATTTACCACAAGAATCGTTTGATGCGCAACAAGTTTATGAGCTGTATTCGCTGCGCTGGCAAGTGGAGCTGTTATTTAAGGGCTGGAAATCCTTATTTGATCTTGACCGTGTCAAAAAGATGAAGAAGGAACGATTCGAATGCCACTTATATGGGACATTGATTGCCATTTTAGTCACGCAGACTCTTCTGTTCCAAGCCCGAAGGTATTGGCATCAACGGGAGGGAATCGAGATCAGTGAATGGAAAGCGCTTAATATCCTCCAATCGTATTGGCATCGGTTTCTTTTGCATCCCCAAGCGATGGAAACCGTCCTTCCATCTCTCCTGTCTCTGTTAAGGAAACACGCGAGGAAAGACCGAAGGAAAGGAGAGGAAACGGTATCGGATCTTTTAAAGAAATTGGGGATATGGTAG